In Procambarus clarkii isolate CNS0578487 chromosome 60, FALCON_Pclarkii_2.0, whole genome shotgun sequence, one genomic interval encodes:
- the LOC138349506 gene encoding myogenesis-regulating glycosidase-like: MTGVSVLASWLLVVVVVLEGVRAGVLLQVNTAHNTLTMDAHTIHFTHPKGEAQVRWGLTIPEGIDGVPCGEGDTCLDFGVAKVVVTTEDHCQKVSWVATNITELKDCVVLEGHWYGGGEQITQPWPIEKQPRVETAYITADMLQNPSEWYAGVTEAYWISSLGVAVRVEEETPLFLSVPDYDGDSTADELCLDARHQLPFVAAPGSPLALSYFLCSADDVRKVHEASYPKFFSLPEGVPDALMIQDPIWSTWAEDKTDVNDSRVLDLAQQIKEHGFNNSQLEIDDDWETCHGNAVFNPDKFPDPKALVDQLHSEGFRVTLWIHPFINDDCEAFAYADQHGYFVKDSEGQTSKTHWWQGSSAGIIDFSNTEAAAWWSQRLTDLQEQTGIDSFKFDAGEASWLPDVYTLDVDERFWPNAYTTKYVDTVAQFGNMIETRTARATQRHSTFVRMLDKDSVWDSNNGLKTLVPSLLHFGILGYPFVLPDMIGGNAYNGLQPDSELFVRWAQANAFMPALQFSILPWELDQQVTDLSLAVTSLHAQYTGLLLRLAEEATSSVAPIARPTWWLCPELEECLTADQQFLLGDDLLVAPVVEAGANSLEVVLPPGSWRQAGTDQVTEGPVSLILTNISLETIVYFTREPTN, translated from the exons GAGAGGCGCAGGTCCGCTGGGGTCTGACCATTCCTGAAGGCATCGATGGAGTCCCCTGCGGCGAGGGGGATACTTGCCTGGACTTCGGGGTGGCCAAGGTGGTGGTGACGACGGAGGACCACTGCCAGAAGGTGTCCTGGGTCGCCACCAATATCACCGAGCTCAAGGACTGTGTGGTACTGGAGGGTCActg GTACGGGGGTGGAGAACAAATCACGCAGCCGTGGCCTATAGAGAAGCAGCCGCGTGTAGAGACTGCCTACATCACCGCCGACATGCTTCAGAACCCCTCGGAGTGGTACGCCGGAGTCACCGAAGCCTACTGGATCTCCTCCCTCGGGGTAGCTGTCAGG gtggaggaggagacgcCGCTGTTCCTCAGTGTCCCGGACTATGACGGAGACTCCACGGCCGACGAGCTCTGCCTCgacgcccgccaccagctgcccttCGTCGCCGCCCCCGGCAGCCCTCTTGCCCTCAGCTACTTCCTCTGCTCCGCCGACGACGTCAGGAAG GTGCACGAAGCCAGTTACCCCAAGTTCTTTTCGCTGCCGGAGGGGGTCCCGGACGCTCTCATGATACAGGACCCGATCTGGTCGACCTGGGCGGAGGACAAAACTGATGTCAACGACTCTAGGGTCCTCGACCTCGCCCAGCAGATTAAAGAACATGGCTTCAACAACAGTCAG CTGGAGATCGACGACGACTGGGAGACCTGCCATGGCAACGCCGTCTTCAACCCTGACAAATTCCCAGACCCCAAGGCCTTGGTCGACCAGCTCCAT AGCGAGGGTTTCCGGGTCACGCTATGGATTCACCCCTTCATCAATGACGACTGTGAAGCTTTCGCATATGCTGACCAGCATGGCTACTTTGTTAAG GACTCTGAAGGCCAGACCTCGAAGACCCACTGGTGGCAGGGGTCCAGCGCTGGTATCATTGACTTCAGCAACACTGAGGCGGCAGCGTGGTGGTCTCAGCGGCTGACTGACCTCCAGGAACAAACAGGAATCGATAGCTTCAAGTTCGACGCTGGGGAGGCCTCCTGGCTGCCTGACGTGTACACGCTCGATGTCGACGAGAGGTTCTGGCCCAACGCCTACACCACGAA ATACGTGGACACGGTGGCGCAGTTCGGGAACATGATAGAGACCCGGACGGCGAGGGCCACACAGCGACACTCCACCTTCGTCCGTATGCTCGACAAGGACTCTGTCTGGGATTCCAACAATGGCCTCAAGACCCTAGTTCCTTCACTCCTTCACTTTG GGATACTAGGCTACCCCTTCGTGCTGCCGGATATGATTGGTGGCAACGCATACAACGGCCTTCAGCCGGACTCTGAGCTGTTCGTGAGGTGGGCACAAGCTAACGCCTTCATGCCAGCTCTCCAGTTCTCCATCTTGCCCTGGGAGTTAGATCAGCAG GTGACAGACCTTAGCCTGGCGGTCACCAGCCTTCATGCCCAGTACACGGggctgctgctgcgcctggcggAGGAAGCCACCAGCAGCGTGGCGCCCATCGCCAGACCCACCTGGTGGCTGTGTCCGGAGCTGGAGGAGTGTCTCACCGCCGACcaac AATTCCTGCTGGGGGATGACCTACTGGTGGCACCTGTGGTGGAGGCCGGCGCCAATAGCCTGGAGGTGGTGTTGCCGCCCGGGTCATGGCGTCAGGCTGGCACTGACCAGGTCACAGAGGGTCCAGTCTCCCTCATACTCACAAACATCAGCCTCGAGACCATTGTCTACTTCACCCGGGAACCCACCAACTAA